A segment of the Triticum urartu cultivar G1812 chromosome 1, Tu2.1, whole genome shotgun sequence genome:
CCTCGTGTTGCATACAATGAAGTGGTGTCATGTGACGCTGGGCATAATCTCTGAAAACTCCTGACTGGTTCGATGTGGTTTTGTTTATTCAACACCAATTGCCTTAGCTTTCTTTTTCTAAAGGAGATAGAGAAGAGAGTAGCTAGATTTCTTTTTCTATTTTGATTTACAAATGGTCCAGTTTTATTTCAAAATGGTCTGTACTTTTCGATCTTTGGGCTTATTAAGCTTAAGAATCTTACTTAATAGGAGAAAAATAAAATTATGAGAGATATTGATTTGAGTGGCAGCACAATTATGTATAAATTTAGTTTAATAACCAGTGCAAATTAATTATGAACAATGTCTATGTGTAGTATGCATTATAGCTGTAGACTTATGGCTCACAGTTCCACCTTTGTTGTTGAAATTGATTGACTGTTATTTATCTGGTTGAACTTTATGTTTGAGAGGATCGTCCTCTAAAAGTGCTAAGAAGGATTTTGTCCTACTACATGTTTACAATACTCTCTTGCTGATGTTATGGATGACAAGACTCATGTACTTCGATCCAAAAGCTAGAATTGCATTACGGTCTGCCTGCTTCCAAGAAACCTGAACTTCAAAATGTTTCGGATAGTTATGTGATATGTTTGGATCTGAAACAAACAAAGGCTAAAAGATATGCGATATCTAAAGAAGTGTTTTGTTTGCAAATTCTATTGACGTGTTCAAATATGTTTCAAATTGAAATGCGCAACATCCGGAAGAAAGCCAGTCATGTGTTGAAAGTCAATACTTGTAGAGAAAGAACAAAACCAAAGGATGTAATGAGACTTACTTAGGGAAGTTCGGGGCTCATGCCATTCTTAAAGTTGTTTCCTCCGAGAGTAAGAGAGATATTGAAGTAAAACTATAAGAAGTAAAAAGCAGAAATAAGAGAAGACTGGAATGTCCAGCTCAAGTATGAATGTCATACAAGTTATGAGATGTAGAGGTGGTTGGTCAAGTAAAGTGTAGTTCTTGGGAGAAATGATCATTTTTCTGATCACTGATTCTTCATTGTTATGGTTAAAAAGTTAATCCCAAGGATATCGACTCGATTGCATGTTATTGCAAATCGTTGTAAGAAACTTCGAACGGCCTAAATGACAAAAAATAATGAGGTCAAAATATTTTGATGGATTGTAAAAGGTTACAACATTTCTATCAGTGTATTTTCTCTGTATTTATTATCATAATTCATTTTAGAGTTTTTTTAATACTCTAGCCCATTGCATAGAAGTTGCAAGGAGGTTCGTCATGACAGAGCAATAGTTGTTCGATGTTATGTAGGAGGTTATCCATGACAGAACAATAGTTGTTCGATGTTATGAACAAAAGTGTCGATCCTCCTCTAGTTGATCTAGTGCACGTTCTAGTTGGTCCAAGTTGACTAATTAGAGCGAGCCCTAGCCACCTCTAATCTCATAATTAGAAGCCCCTtgtggttctaatctcctccGTCTAAATCTCCGGCGACGATTAGCTCTCGACGGTGAAGCGCTGTCGGATCATGAAGACCGTACGCTTGCAACTAAGTAGAGAGGTCGTGCTTTCGGTGTTCCGTTCGAGGGATCGTTCATGGGCGGTTCGCGGGATCTTCTAGGGACTCCAAGTATGATCTACACCGACTCCTCTACTTTCGCTGCAATCCCGGAGTCGGTAACGATCGTTGATCACAACCCATTATGCATCTTCATTTTGTTCCTGGGTGATCGTAGGCCAATTTTGTTTGTTttctactatgtttcccaacagaAGGATACATAGCACACATCTATTGGAACGTTAGCATCCCTGATAACATGCCGAACCAAGAAAGAGCGGAATACTTAAGACCTTTCCCTAATTTCATCAAAGATAGACGACCACAATTATTGACCTGTCCAGTGTGATGGATGCACCCAAGACATACGTATGTGTGGAAAGAGACGATGTACCAGTACTGTAATGGTGGTTCGTTTTGTCTCACGCAACACCCAATGGAAGGGGGATTTTCTCGGGTTCAAGGATTCACCGTGCATGCCGCTCTCTGTGTGCATGTAATAGCTGCACCACTACGTATATATGTTTCTTGGTTAATGTTTTAATCTCATAGTTTAGCTAGGCGATGCTTATGGACATGAAATGATAATTTGGACCAAAATCAAGCAGGTCAGCTTGCATCTATCAATCTCAAAGGCACCTTTCCTTCACTCAACTTGGTGAAGTTCTCTGGAGAGCAGGCACAGAGTGAAAATGTGGGACCAAAACATTTTGGACCCTTGCGCCGTCCTCCCGCGGGTAACTAGGGTTTCCCGGTGCCACCACCCCCTCCCTCCCCCTACCAGTGGCGGAGCCAGGTATATTGTCTGAGAGGGGGGTTGTTGCCCAAAACGACAATGAGTGTACTAGCAAAATAGTTTTTCATAGATTATACCACCATCCATTCATGATAGCAACTGTCTTATCTGGTTCTTGTTCGACCAAGTGAGGACCAGACCATCAACCAAATGATTTTATCCCGAACTCTTCCTCCCTTCCTTTAAAAAAATGCATTGCTGCAAGCTTCTTTTCAGTTTTAGCCATGATTATTTTATCAGAAGTCAAAACAAAACAAATATAAATTTGAAGAAAATACACTTCAATGCACTACCAATATTAGACAGGTAAGGGTGAGTTGGCggggtggtggggggggggggggggggggggggggggggggggggggggggggttaccaTGAAATCTATCTTtgttgtactccctccatttcctTATATATGGCCAGTATAAAAAATATAATAATGGAGTTCACAAAGAAGAAGTTTCctaagaagaaagaaaatgaaataaAGCTAGAGCAAAGTCAAAATAATGATTTTTTCTAACAAAGAACGAATTAGTGGCTTTCATATTACCCCCTTGgtccataatgtaagacgttttttgacaccaGTGTAGTGTCAAAAAAGGTTTTACATTATGGGACCGAGGGAGTACCttttaagaagaaagaaaatgaaacaaaaaaactaaaactaGATCAAAAATTGATCTTTGACTGAATAAATTAGAGGCAATGGTATTAACTTTGTTAGACGCAAAAATGAAAACAAATATAACCAAACGATGAAAAATTTGCAAATATTATACACAAATATTGCGCTTCTAAAATATGGAAGAATATGGATATAATAGTGGATTTTTCAAAGAAAAGAAGTTTTCTAAGAAAGAATGATTTAGTGATGGTGTATTACCGTTAGCTCGATCATTTGTTCAGCGCACGTCGTAGTTTCATTTTGGCGTCGGCAGCGCCGCTGTAGAACTAATTAGTTACTTATGTACTGGAAGTATAACTATATATGCATTATTAATCTACCTACTTACAGTTTGTTTCGCAAGTGTGATTCCTCGTATTAATTCAATGTACGTGAAATGATCGAGCATTTGCTTTCTACACTAAGAAAGTAGTATGTTTTCTCATTTCAGTGGCGTTGATGCAAGAGTCAACGCCTCAGATACCTCTAGCCATAGTTGTGTGGGCTTCGAAAGCAGACGCCGCTGTAATTTTTTTTTACAGTTGGCGATGGGTAAACAAGCCAACGCTGTTGGTATGATGTGACTTAGTGGCATTGTGATATTGTCAGACGCTGGTGCCTTTCTCGACGCCGCTGCTACTTTGACGAAATAGCACACCGGCGTCCGAAAATCCGTTTCTGACCCCGAGCTCAGATGCTCTTGAAATCAAGACCGATGGTTCGCATGTGGATCAGTGTTGCCCCATGTATTTCCCAGCCGTATATGCCCTTTCCTGGAACGTTGCAGCGACACATTCATTGCGATGGAGCGTCCAGCCGCCGTCGCGGGACAGATATGCAAGAGATGGCTCGGCACTGTTTCTGAGCCATCACGAGCCGTGCGGGTCGTTTAGCCAATCGAGTCCAGCCCGCTGGCCATAAATGCCAACCCACACTCCCCAACTCTCCACCCACTCATTCACAACCCGAAACAAACCACAACCCGATCGAGTCCTGAGCCATCCTCATCTCCATCTTCGGCTGCGACGCCATGTCTGCTACTCTGCTTCGTCTTCGAACTCACTCCCGATCCCAGCGGACTGGTTGCTGCAGCTCATGCCGTGCCCACTGTGCGGCGACGAGATTGAGACCAATGTTGCCAGGTCCGGCTCACAGGCCAGTCAGCATTTCTACAAGTGCATTCGTTACGATGTAAGTAGATCTGAGCTGAAATTGGTCTTCCCGATCTGTAGTTGTTCCTCATCTCAACACGCGTCAGATCTACCTGACATATTTTTCTCTCACAGTGCTGTTCCTCCTATTTTTCATAGGCTCGTCAGTGTCGTTTCTTCGAGTTCCAGCGGATGAAGCTGGCGTACGAAATAGTGAGCATGAAGGGCAACAAAGGGGACATACCAGAGTTCCTATACGACGTGATCATCGACTAAGGACTGTTGGAGAAGTTGACTTCAGTTTGGCAAGACCTTTTGGTGCTGACGTTGTGCTCCTATGACTTTGGTGATAGTAGGCTATCATGACGTTTTGCTTGACGTATGACACGGTCGCGAAGAATGCCTCTGCAAAGGGCAAACTGTTACTGTGTACTTAGATCTTCTCGGTAGACATATTAAGACCTAAGTTAATCTACAGTAGCGGTTGATACTATTTAAATTTGCTGAGCACAGTGTGCGCTATGTATATTTGGAACTGCTATGCCTAGGGTGGATATGCCATGGACCAACTAAGCTGAAAGCAAAGATGTGCTCTGTTTCCCTCTGGTAAAACCAAATTCCTAATACATTACGAAAAAGAAAGATACTTGGGCCGCAAAAAATTAATGTGGAACTCTCATTGCTCAATATATCTAGTAAAGAAAATGCAGTGCCTTGTTTTGGGCATGGATCGGTGCATAAGTAAAATGACAAACAGCAGCAGATGCACATGTGTTTATGAAAATAAAAATTTATATAGTGCAAATGTATTGGAAAATATGGCTTTGCAGAAGATAAACTATGTTCATCGGTTACTGGTGGCCGATGAGAAAAAGCTGGACAAACTGAAATGTAAGGCTAAGTTTGCATAGATGTGAGGATTCTGAACAACTCGCACTAAACATTCTAAATGAATAAAAAAATCTAATATTTAAGTGATGCTCTTTTATGAAGTCAGTTTTGGAGGCACAATATGAACAGGTCGTAATATGTGTTGTGAAAAAACGATAATGGTACAAGGGTGAAAGCTGATGCGACTTAAATAAAAGGTTCCACAACTTACTGGCATAATGATTTATCTGGTTCTACATCCTTGAATTTAAATACAGCCCTCGCATAAAGCATGGGGTTACGGTAAATAAGAAGGGAAAGGAAAAACATTCATGGATACATGTCGCGAGGGGTGGTTATCTACCACGGACAAGAAAGAATGTCACACGGCACTCATATCCTTAGGGGTGACTATATTTTCCCACTAAATGGACTAGCTGGAGTCAAGCCATGAGTCGCTGCTCGCTGGGTGCTAGTACCGTCCAGAGTGCATCGTGAGCCAACTTCGACGAGTTCCCCTGTAGTTTAAGGTACTCATGTAGTGCTTGTTTTTTGCTTGGTCGGCGTTGTACTGTATGTGATTTGATGTTGTTAGAGAGTTGAAATGCGTGAATCAGGTGTGACTAATAAAAAGAACACATAGCAATGAGTGTACTTAAAAAAATAAGTTCAGTATTCACCTTTGTTAGCGGGATCTTCAACTTAGAGCCGTCATAGTGCCTCACGACATGAAGCACGCAAGCTCCAGTTTCATCCCTTTTGGTTCGATAATTTATGCAAAAAAAAATGAATAAAAAATTAGTTCACTTGCAGATATCCGGGTAAAAACCTTATGTTTTATATGCTTGCTGTAAGCTTTGCGATTAGGAAAGTACTTAGTAGAAGTTTCTTCCGATACAACCAGGTACTTGGTCACCGACTGACCACCTTGCATAGGCCATCCAGCATAATACTCATTAAGGCACTGGAATAATGCATGGTGCAACTTCCAGGCAATCATTTCATGCTTATCTTTTGTTGCTTCGCTTGGGCCGTCACCTCTCATGAGGGGGTCGATGACATGGAGTTTCCTTGACATCATGTCCCACATCAGAAGTATCCACCCTTCTTCGAATGGAACTGGTAGAAAGAACTGTGCAAGAAAATCAAGCATAGCACAGGAATAAAAAATTAGGGGAGGTACTGATATCCTTTCCAACAAGCTGGTCCTGGATTGAAATGTTGGTGACATATTCATGGTCCGCTAATACAATCTTCTTGATTAGGATGGAAAAAACATGTGGGTATGAATATAAAAAAAAGAGGTGAGAATAAATTTACAGATTTTGGAGATATTGGAAGATGGAAAAACAAGTTCGCGCACTGTGATTACCGCGAATTCAGGCTCCATATTGTGTCTCCATTTCATGTATGGGCACTCTGAATTAGCTTCCTGGTCGGATTGAGTGTACCTTCTTATGATGATAGACGTGAGCTCGGGATCGAGTGATCGTGCCTCAAGGAGCTACTCACGCATAGCCGTCCCAGAAATACGAATGAGCTTCACGCACGCAGAAGTCTGATTGGTGCTGGGCACTCGCATCTGCACGACCTGCTGTTCTCGGCTTCTGGTTTTCCCTACATTGAGATCCGCAGCAAGTAAACGATTACGTCAGTTCGTGCTCCGCGAATGCTTTTACACAAATTATGTTTTCAGAAATATTTCTCCTGTCTTACCAAGCAACCACAGATGATTTCTTGCATCCATTTTGTTCTTTCAGCATTTAGACAGTTTTGCCGTATCTTAGTCCAAACCCGATCTCCCAAGAGTACATATTATAGAAATCATATGCCTCGCCCAAAGAATCGAAGCTAAGGCCTAGCTCTGGTCGTATCACGCTTTTGTCAGGCTGCTCTGGATACTTGCGCATGGAAAGCTCCAGTGCACTCATCCGGAATGGGCATGGGGCCCTGTCTGGCGGTGCACTGCCAAGGCGAAGACTGCATTTTGCCAGTTCACACATTCTTCAGAACTAAAATTACGGGCACTGTCTATACACCACACAAGATAAATTCAGGTTACTTATGAACGACTCCCTTAATCAGTGTTTTGTTCTTCCAGACCATAATGTCTAACATGCATATCAGTATTTTACAAATGCACGCGAGAAATAAAAAATACTGTATTTTTTGCCTCATACCGCTTAGTCCAGCCAGGCGCCTCTGGATTTACCCTGTCAATGGACTGTGCTGACCTCGTCAGAGAAGCACCACGTTGACGGCACGCCCCTACTGTCGCACCAGCATCTCCATCTCCCCCAACATTCTCAGCCATGGCAGACCCACCGTCTGAATCACGAGGTAATGTAGTAGAACCGGATCCAGATGCTCAAAGCTGTCGGCGAATTCCTCTCTTATGGGGAACCTGAGAGAACCGGTGGCCATAGCTGGAAGAAAACGATGGCTTGTAAGCTCGCTATCTCACAGTGTCATTGCTTACCGCAGGAAAAtcaaacaaggaaaaaacatagaTCTAATTTGATCCTAACCTGTCGACCGTTTCCAGCAGGAACTCCATGCCCGCATTGTCCATCCGAAGGTTCTCCGGCGACTACGCATGGGGCAGCGCGGCTCAGCTCGTACTATATCCGGTGCTTTCCCTACACTGAATcgggggcggcggcgagtggTTTCCAGAATGAGCGACACAAAGGGAGACAGGAAAATCCTTTTTCCTTTTCCGACCCACATCGGCATGTGTGGGTGGGGTGGTGCTACTGCTGCCCCGCTGCCCGACAAACATCTAAGACGTCAGCTTCCGACCTGGACCCATTATCTGATCCGATGCCCAGACAGAAAATGTGACGTCCTAGTCCATGGCCCAGCTTGTGCAGTGCCGTTGTCCGTCCAGCGCGCAACTGCGGACCCATGCGTTTGCTACTGTTTCGTAGGGTTTTCGCTCGTATCCGCGACTTACCGCGTCACGCGTCTGACATGCCAGCTGGATTTGTTCGCATCCCGAGTCAGATATGAACGAGAGAGATTTCAGGCTCAGATGAGCCCGAACTCCAAATCGCCACACTCACCGGCGCCCGAATTCTGTGCCGCGTCGCTGATTAACTATTTTTATAATGGTTTTCCTACATGTGATAGTATGCTCTATTGCCTTGGTGCAGCGGCCAGCGGGTATATACTTGCGAGGTGTCGGCTGTAATACTTTTGGAATCAGGCGCTTTGATTTCATCTGGCTTTTATGCGTGGCGTACAGCGCAACGTCCTGGGTTCGATCCCTTCCAGTTCTCATATTTTTTTCCCTCTTTCTTAATTTGACTCTTCCATACAACGACATGTGCCATCCGAGGTTTGCTACATCAACGGACCTTCACGGGCTTATTACGGGGTAGATTTGAAGTGGCAAATCATGATTGGATTAACGGCGAGGGTTGGCCTCACCTAGCtgaaaatgtgtgtgtgtgtatggggtggggggggggggggggggggggggggggggggggggggggggggggagtttaGTTAGTTGGAAGGCTCCGTTGAATGCCCGTAGTAATCCCGTGCGTCTACCATTTTTGGGTGACACCCGCACATGTGGGCTGCATTATTTGCCGCGTAATTAGTTTGACTAGTCAACACAAATAAAATATGGAGCTTTACAGTGAGTCGATGACCGTATAATCATCAAAAAATCATATTTAGTAACCGTATTCTTGAATAGAGTGATCAAAGTCAGTAGACGAGATAAGTACAGTGACCGTTGATGCATTTTACtcaagaaaaaaaatacttaACCCCGAACATTCAATCAAGAAGAATTTTGAGCATAGAATATGCTCTTTATTTATTTCAGACGTAGTAAAAACGACAAGGAAGCATCAAACGGTCATTTCTTCTCTGCATCCATCTAGACCAAGATGCATGCAGAGGGAGCTCCGAACGAGGAGAGAAAAGTAAAGGCACAAGCATTATTCAGGCAAGCAACAACAGGACATGAGCCGCCGTGCAATCACGCCGCCGCTGTGCAGCGGCGCTCGCAGAAGTTGGTGATGCTATCTGCGCATTGGAAGCCAGCGGTGGACCTGACGCAGCTCTTGCAAGCCGTGTTGCACCTGGTCGGCGACACGTCCTGGCACCTGCACTGTGGCGGAATGGACTTGGTGCACACGCCGCACTTGTCGCAGCACGGCCACGGGCTCGCCCCTGCAGATAAGTAGCAACCCAGTGTCAATAAACtgctactccctctgtttttaaaTATAAGattttttagagatttcaatataaactacatacggagcaaaatgactGAATTTAcatctaaaatacgtctatatacatccatatgtagtTCATATAGACTGTTAGAATTAATCTTGATTATGTATCTGCATTTTATTTTCGTTTGCATGTAGCTTAGGGTGTAGCCCGTTGTAGTTCGGCAAGGTGTGCGTGCGATACGTACGAAGCCGGTGAGTTTCAGCACAGAGATGACAGGCGAGATGCCCGCGGAGCCGTGCGATGCGGTGAGTATGGCGAGATGCCGAGGGTGGCGTGAAGCTGCCGTGCAAGTGCTGAGGCCAACAGGGTGGACTAGTACTAGCCGAGGGAATTGGCGAGTCAGTTTAGTCAGCATGCATGCACTGTGGTTAGTTAGCTGCATAGAGTTCGCTTGGTGGAGGTAGTACCTGAGCTGAGTCAAGTTAGTTACCTGCATGCAGAATCATGTGGATCATGGAGAAATTAGTGGAGTAGTGGCTCTAGTGGTGGCGTGAAGTGCATGGCAGGAGTGCCTAAATCCTTGTGTACATATACTACTTTGAGATGAATGGAAAAGAAGGCCGCGAGGGCCAGCAGAAAAGATGTAGCCACCGTGTGCTCACCGAGGAAGTCTCTTTGGCAAAGTCATTGTTCCTCTTTCTTGGTGctagtgtgtgtgtgcgcgctTATTCCCTGGTCATACTTGTTCTTTGTGTTTATGAGAGAAACAAAGAGAGTTGCGAGGTAGAAGAAGAGTGGTGCTGCGAGAGGCGGCGCCAACATAGAAATCtataaaaagacttatatttaggaacggggaGTATAACTGATGACTTACTCGGCAAGGAGGAAAAGGGATGCCATTTTGTCACAAGGAAATGGATGAAAAGAAGCCAATTTGTTAGGGTGAAATGGATGGAGAAAGAAAGAAGAGTCCCTTACCTTGGCCATGTGCGAGGGGCAGAGCTGCGAGGACGGCGACGACGGCCAACGCGAGGAGCAGCACCTGAGGCCTCATGCTTGCAAGGATGGGACTGGTTTAATTTGGAGGGAGGGAGCTTGTGCTTTGGCTTGGCTATCTCAGACTGAGCGCGTATGCGTGCGGCCAAAGCCTTGATGAGATGGATATGAGATGCATGCCTTGTTACTTATAGGAGCCCAGGCGATAGCAAAAGCTACTAGTCATAGAGAAATGTCGTAGGAGAAGACTTATTGCTTGTCCTCTCATGTCATGTCGACGTCGGGACTTACCAACGCTTAGCGTGGATCACCTCTATTGACAATATTATCACGTGTGGATGGATTGGCTGTGAATTAGTGATAGATTGAACAAGCGTACAACCATTAGAAGAATAAGGAGTGCTCGGTCCTTGTTTGCTGCTGGGTATCTTCCGTTAGGTTACGCTCAGAATATGTGAACGGATGGGAGAGCAACGGCAGGCACCCATCGCCCTCTCCTTCAGTGGATCTGACTATTCCAGTTTTCATTCAAAAAACGTGGAGATGGGTACGGAATCGGCGTGCAACATGGCATCACAGAACGACGAGAGTGAGGAAGATATCACCAAGGCTCCCACACTATATGCGCTGGGAATGGACCCTGCCGATTCTGCCGCCCTATTGCTGTGCGTGGAGATAGAGCATCTATAGTCTTGCTCCTCAAACGCCTCCATATGTGTCGGCGACTGGCCAGGTCAGAGACCAGTCACAAAACCATGCATAGAAAAAAAAATACCATAGTACACATATGATTTAGTGATTTTTTGGATTTGCAAAAACAtttaattttgaaaaaaattgatTGTTGGTCAGCTGATGTGGCCCCTTTATTTGCCACATGTGCACGCAAAACCCACCCATCAGGAATAATGTCAATGGAGTTGAAATAATAGACTAGTGATAGCTACAACTAATTGCGTGAATAGATGTTGTTTTATGCAAAAAAAGATGATTAAGTGTTCTTTGCAAAATCCACATGAATACTTAATCAGTAAGCAGCCTTCTCTCATTAACACCACGGCCCGCTCTCCGCAGAGCCCCACATGTCATCACCCACCCCCACCCCGCCAtccacctccccctcctcatGTCGCGTTCCGAGGTGGAGGGTAGCAAGGCTGGGTAGGTTTCGTTGTGCACCACCTACTAGGCCCCGTCTCTTAATCGTAATCATGATGTTTATTATTGGTCTATTCCAGATGACGTGCTTTGCCATGTTTGCTGGGCTTAAGCACGTTTGTTGATAATACTTAAaataggacaaacttacatttATGTTTTCTATTATCGTGTGACATCTTTATAAGATATTGTGAAATATCACCATATGAAAATGCATAGGATTTGACAACTGACAAGCAAATCCATGTGCAGATCTCATGTAGACACTATTTGTTCTTTGCTGGAGTATGTTAATTTACAAAATCAATTCTTTACGTAGGCCCCTTTTTGTTGTTGTTGGAACATGATAAAAAAAAACTATTGACCACCCTTGTGTTACAGCTGTATTGTTGAAGAATAATCGTAACATCTCCGGATGTTTATCCACACAGGACAGGGTGTTGTTTAATTTTCTGTTCTGACTAAAGCGTGCACCATTTGATTGTGATCTGGAAAACAGTAACTCCTAAACCAGTTAAATCATCTCCAAAAATCCATAGTTCATTTCATGCAAGTTATCTTGTGCGTAAGTTCGCTCGGGCGATTTGGGCCATAGTTCAAGTAGCTTCAAATTTATACCCACCACGTAGTGCTCGTAACATGTGCAACTGGTTGAGGGGTATTGATAAACAATTTTCTGCACATATTCTTGTGAGGGCGGCTGTCTTATGCTGGGCATTGTGGCTTACCAGGAATGATGTGGTTTTTAATAAAAAATGTGTTTCATCTCCTATGCAGGTTATTCATGTATTTACGTGATGGCTCCGTACTTGATCTATCCCGCAGAGGCCGGAGGACATGGACCTTTTTATAATGGCGTCTACGCGGCTGGAGCATTCGGCCAGGAAGGTTTTCTCCCCCATGGATGGCGGTGTGATCTTCGGATAGGAGCTGCCACATCATAGGCTTGGACTAATTTATCTTTTTTAAGTTGTAAAacaattttattttt
Coding sequences within it:
- the LOC125537574 gene encoding Bowman-Birk type trypsin inhibitor-like — translated: MRPQVLLLALAVVAVLAALPLAHGQGASPWPCCDKCGVCTKSIPPQCRCQDVSPTRCNTACKSCVRSTAGFQCADSITNFCERRCTAAA